The Mus caroli chromosome 9, CAROLI_EIJ_v1.1, whole genome shotgun sequence DNA window GGGTTTCCAGCACAAGGAGGACATCTGGGAAGCTATATGAGGGAGACACACTCCCGACGGGCTCCTTGCCTCCCAAATCTCCCCCTCTTCAGCCTTTTCTTTCACACATTTCTTCAAGGTAGAGGTTTCTATTCGTGGGAGAGATGAATCAGCAATTCCCAGGAGGCCTGATCATGGCCAGacccccacagacacaccccaccccacccccgtctaTCTCTCTAGCAGTCTTGATATGGATGTGCACAGAAGAGGTCAGACAGCACCCACACTGGGATAGGAGGTCACAGACCCCACATTGACACACAGACACGTATAAATACAGTTTGTACCGTATTGGATTTTCTATTTCTCCACAGGATTTAGCAAAGTCCTTCAAGGGAAGATGCAGTAAGAGTGCCCAGGAGTGTCCTTGGCCACCATGGCTATGTGAACTATGTCATTCATGGTAATTTTCaagacaggtggtggtggtacacccCTGTGATACAGATACTGGCACtccagaagtggaggcaggaggatcagaagtccaaagccagtcttggctacacagtgagctggagaccaacctgggctacaggagaccctgtcccaatttttaaaaacagcacagACAAATTGCAAGCAGCCATGTCCAGCTCAAGGCTGCCCTGCCTTAGGGGCCGTGGTACCTGGGATAGGATGAAGGGGTGATGAGCTCATGGGGAGAAAGGCTGGGTGTGGGGGGAGGAGTTCCAGGACTAATACCTCCCCAAGAGTGAGAGCCCAACGTCTCCTCAACAGCTGCCCCATACTGCCTCACCCGATCCCTCTCGGCTCACCATTAAAGCAAGTGGCCAATGAGATCTGAGAATAAAGACTGGGATGTCAGgactcctccctgcccccacagtgGTTTCCTTTCCCCGAatatgaaaggaaagagaagaagcagCAGTTGATGAAATTGGGGAAGCTGTGGATTCAGGCCtcagagagacagggaagaagcCTTGGGTCCGCTGGGGACAGTTTTTCCTCCGGCGGCCTAAGGTTGTTTATGGAAGAGGGCAGGAGCTGGGTGAGCTGCTACCCAGCCCTCAGAACACAGACAGTTagatagacagctgtgagctccaggtcagcctggtctgcatagcaagttctagcCAGTCAAGGCTATGTAGAGAGGCCCTAACAAGGAGGCGGCAGGACGGGAACCAGGGGGGCTGGAAGATAGGACAGACAGAATGCTGACACCCTTTGTATCAAGTGGCAAATGTCTAGCCCTAAGCTCCAGCCTACTGTCACCCTAGGCCCTTAATGGTCCCCACAGCCACAGTACTACAATCTGATTAGTCAGTGCCTCCGCTGGCCACCTGACCTATGAGCTGTGGTCAGTTTCTCCAGACCTGCAGCACTGAGGGACATCATGAGGTCACCTGGTCTCTCCCCACAGAGCTCTCTGTGGCTTGGTTAAATATCAGTTCACATTTTCTCCTCAGACCACTGTGTTACCCTCCAGAAACGTCGGTGATGTAGGCATATGCATGCCTCTCTCCAGGGAGCTGGAGCTGCGGAGGGGCAGGAGTCGGTGACCAGGGTTCCCACCTCTGCGACCCGTCACTCCCTTCCCTCTCCGCCAGCACTGCAGGGGCCGCAGCACCTCCCTCCGAAGGTCCCGGCTACGCCACGTATAGATAACAGGATTGAGCAGTGAGTTAAGGGTGGCAAAGGCAAAAAAATAATGGGCTTTGTAGAGGACAGGGCAGGCCCGAACGGGACAGGTGGAGTCTAAGAGAAGGATGCTAAAAGCCGGCAGCCAGCAGATGATGAAAACACCCAGTACGATGGTGACCGTCTTGAGCAGGGCCAGCGTCTGAGGACCAGCAACATCCGCGTGGCTGGAGCGGACTACAAAGTAAATTCGGACGTACAGAGCCACTATAGCCAGTAAGATGACAGAGAAGATGGTGACCACGCAGAGCACGTAGTGCTTAGCATAGagaggcagcacagtggagcaggCCTCCAGCTGGTTCAGACAATTCCAGCCCAGGATGGGCAAGCCACCCAGAATCAGCGATATCAGCCAAGAGGCCCCGATGAGCATCAGCATTCGGCAGCTTTTGTCACTGCCGTAGAGCTTGACCTTGGCGAGGGCCACTTGTCTCTCGATGGCAATGGCCAGGAGGCTAAAGACCGAGGCGGAGAGCGTGATGAAGGCGGAACCCTCTCGGGCAAACCACTGCACGGGAGTTAAGGACAGAGTGACGTGCCCTGAGAGTAAGGTGTTGGCCACGAAGGCCACACCTGCCAGCAGGTCGGAGAATGCCAGGTTGCCAAGGAACAGGTACATTGCTGAGTGGAACTTGCTGTTCCTGGCCACTGCAATTAGCACCAGAAGATTCTCCACCACGATGGCGCAGCACAAGATGATGATGAAGGCTGAGGCCACCTTGCGGGAGGTGGTCTCCTGCATGTCCAGCGTCTCCTTGGTGTAATTGTAGTGTTCCAGAACCTTCTCAGGATTGAGGTACTCTGAGTATAAGCCGCCCATGGTGGGGCTCAGTGGCCGGCTGGGGCCATGGGGCTGAGCactgcagaggagagagggacagaaaagGGGACAGCAGGTCACGGTTGTGGCTTTTGCAGGGACTCTGAACCAGGACTGCAGAGCTACAGGGTCTAGCTCCAAGTTCTCAGTGAGTGACCCCAGGGGAGCTACATTTATCACTGACCCTTCATGCGACGGGCAGAATGCTTAGAGAAGTCACCTCAGTTTTTCAAGGTGACCAAACTACCAAGTGATAGGGTAGGCAGCCAGTAAGCCCGGAGCAACAGTCGCCTGTTTTCGTTGTTGTCTCTtgatgttttatttggttttaagacagaatctcactgtgtggccccggatggcctggaactcacagagttctacctgccgctgcctcctaagtgttgggatcaaaggtgtgctaAACTATGtgaggtctacatagtgagattctgtctcagaaacaaaaaacagagtgCTAGGGCTGTAACTCacttggtagagagcttgcctgacATGCATGAAATCCAGGGTTCTGACCTTAGCAGGGCACACACAAGAGACATGGTAGTTCATATCTGTAACCCCAtcacttggaaggtagaagcaggatTGAGGTCATGGTCATCTTGGCTATGAAGCAAGCTGGAGAAGACAGTCTGGACTACACAGGATGTGCTGAAGCTTAGCAGtgggaatgcagaggcaggcaggcaggcaggtctccctccgtgagtctgaggccagcctgcctcagaaaccaacaaaccaacaaaccaaatccaaTGCCAAATGGTTAGCCCTGAAATGATATTTGTACAAGAAACATTGTATGAgctgaacaggttgtatttatatttttaggaatatatatatagagaaagGAATGGAGGCCATAAAGCTGAGGGAGAGAGCAGGGCTTTGCAAGGGATGGGTGGAGAAAGGAGTGGGCAGAGGGGATAAtgatatatttcttctttaaagaaataaaaaaaaatgtttttggttgtcttttaaaaatttttttattttattagatattttctttatttacatttcaaatgctatcccgaaagttccctataccccccctgctcccctacccacccactcctacttaaagaaataaaaatttatttaaattttttttttaaagttaggcataaagctggagagatggctcagtgattaagaacacagactgttcttccagaggtcctgaattcaattcccagcaaccacatggtggctcacaaccatctgtaatgggatctgatgccctcttctggtgtgtctgaagacagctacagtgtacttacataaaaataaaataaatgtttctttaaaaaaagaaaaggctaggGTTGGTGGCCTAAAACCAAGCTGGttggtggtggtgtacacctttagtcccagcacttgggaggcagaggcaggtggatctctgtgagtttgagggctgactggtctacagagtgacttccaggacagctaggctacacaggaaaaccttgtctcaaaaaacaaaaaaaaaaacaaaaaaaaatagtcagGCATAGTGGtagcctcagaaggcagagtcagagGGTTGCTACACATCCCAGGCAGCCTGAGCTgcacagcaagatcctgtctcaagaaaaagaaacacacagaagatCCTCTGGAGTCCTAGAAACCTACCTGCCTTCCCACAGAACAAGCCTCAGGGAGTGGTTGGACAGCCTGTCACTCTGTCCTACACACAGGAGCCTCAGGCTTCAATGCTGTCTGCTGACCTGGGTCAGCAAGATTCTTATTACCACCAGCACAAACCCCTGCTCATTACCACCCACTGCCCTGATTCCAGGCTGGGACTAAGCCTTGAGGCCAGGGGCACACCCAAAGATAAGAACTTGGGGAGACACTAGGACGGCCCTAAGGTCCAAGCTTCCCAGAGCTGTACTATCCTGAAGGACATAGACTTTGGCGGCAGAGTTCCCACTCCAAATCTGACACCCAGAGAGTGAGCTACTGAAGCCTCAGCCTCTTAGTCCCAACATACCCATCTGCACAATGGGTACCAAAACGGTCTCTCCATAAGGGATGAGGAAATCGTTTTCAAGGATGTGTGAGACCTCTGtgcacctgtaatcacagcacccAAGGTGTCATGAACTTTGGCCCGAGAGTTCACGACCAGCCTGG harbors:
- the S1pr2 gene encoding sphingosine 1-phosphate receptor 2; the encoded protein is MGGLYSEYLNPEKVLEHYNYTKETLDMQETTSRKVASAFIIILCCAIVVENLLVLIAVARNSKFHSAMYLFLGNLAFSDLLAGVAFVANTLLSGHVTLSLTPVQWFAREGSAFITLSASVFSLLAIAIERQVALAKVKLYGSDKSCRMLMLIGASWLISLILGGLPILGWNCLNQLEACSTVLPLYAKHYVLCVVTIFSVILLAIVALYVRIYFVVRSSHADVAGPQTLALLKTVTIVLGVFIICWLPAFSILLLDSTCPVRACPVLYKAHYFFAFATLNSLLNPVIYTWRSRDLRREVLRPLQCWRRGKGVTGRRGGNPGHRLLPLRSSSSLERGMHMPTSPTFLEGNTVV